Proteins encoded by one window of Panicum virgatum strain AP13 chromosome 7N, P.virgatum_v5, whole genome shotgun sequence:
- the LOC120682677 gene encoding uncharacterized protein LOC120682677 — MPRRDAEEGAAGDEAAAVRLANKIRKRRAVSSSGTSDPAAGRRLRSRRPAVLLPLRHMPESSSRSRHCRGGADGTRPSASASARRLVDAFWQNMDKGMLLEADAAAARRSLVPWSGASTEMSKRSRSRSKILEADGKGSRRNSHGRWISADMMSIGSAIEVGTCSQDDVSRCPEEKTFNLQDLHNSLIASKELVKVLAHIWGPGELKPSAISLISALRSELDVARAHVRRFIREQKSDAHEIEGLKKQLTEEMESWKVKQKEKVANALQFIVSELDSEKKSRKRAEKANKKLSIALANTEASLQAATKELEREKKSKGRVEKIYSELIRGIDEDKAEVEALKRETEKAQEELQKEREMLQLADEWREQRVQMKLLEARLQFEEKNAAVNQLRDELQVYLDTRKEQEPANDPMQLSHASETGAAAAVAVACRTGGDCSDDSQDDASEGSGMHSIELNVDGISKTYTWSYTPSSKGRQRHESFSDRGMDGANSCRLERSFRDLDEELEGDWAEGCSNGILNFEHDEERYQAIKNLREQMLAGSGFILSQGRGNAEREYCGL, encoded by the exons ATGCCGAGGCGGGATGCGGAGGAGGGAGCTGCCGGCGACGAGGCTGCCGCGGTGAGGCTGGCCAACAAGATCCGGAAGCGCCGCGCGGTGTCGTCGTCGGGGACCTCGGACccggcggccgggaggaggCTGCGGTCCAGGCGGCCCGccgtgctgctgccgctgcggcACATGCCGGAGTCGTCGTCCCGGAGCCGGCATTGCCGTGGCGGCGCCGACGGCACGCGGCCGTCGGCGTCGGCATCTGCGAGGAGGCTCGTCGACGCGTTCTGGCAGAATATGGACAAGGGTATGCTGCTTGAagcggacgccgcggcggcgcgccggagcTTGGTTCCCTGGAGCGGCGCGTCGACGGAG ATGTCCAAGAGGTCAAGAAGCCGGAGCAAGATTTTGGAGGCGGATGGCAAGGGAAGCCGGCGCAACAGCCATGGCCGGTGGATCTCGGCGGATATGATGAGCATTGGCAGTGCGATTGAG GTAGGTACATGCTCCCAAGATGATGTTTCAAGATGTCCCGAGGAGAAAACATTCAACCTGCAGGATCTGCACAACAGCTTGATTGCATCTAAAGAACTTGTCAAAGTACTAGCCCACATCTGGGGACCTGGAGAACTGAAGCCATCAGCTATCTCGCTCATTTCCGCACTGCGTTCTGAGCTTGATGTTGCTCGTGCTCATGTAAGAAGGTTTATCAGAGAACAAAAATCAGATGCACACGAAATCGAGGGCTTAAAAAAGCAACTTACAGAAGAAATGGAATCTTGGAAGGTGAAGCAAAAGGAGAAGGTTGCAAATGCTCTCCAGTTCATAGTTTCGGAGCTGGACAGTGAGAAGAAGTCAAGGAAAAGAGCAGAGAAGGCAAACAAGAAGCTAAGCATTGCTTTAGCCAACACTGAGGCCTCGCTGCAGGCAGCAACAAAAGAACTCGAAAGGGAAAAGAAATCTAAAGGAAGAGTTGAGAAGATCTACAGCGAGCTAATCAGAGGCATCGACGAGGACAAGGCTGAGGTGGAGGCGCTGAAGAGAGAAACCGAGAAGGCACAAGAAGAGCTTCAGAAAGAACGTGAGATGCTTCAGCTTGCGGATGAGTGGCGCGAACAGAGAGTTCAGATGAAGCTGCTGGAAGCACGGCTACAGTTTGAGGAGAAGAATGCAGCCGTTAATCAGCTGCGCGACGAGCTCCAAGTGTATCTGGATACTAGGAAAGAGCAGGAACCAGCAAATGATCCAATGCAATTGTCCCATGCATCTGAAACTGGCGCAGCTGCAGCTGTTGCAGTTGCTTGCAGAACTGGTGGGGACTGCAGCGATGACAGCCAAGACGATGCATCAGAAGGAAGTGGCATGCACTCGATTGAGCTGAATGTTGACGGCATCAGCAAGACCTACACATGGAGCTACACTCCTTCCTCAAAAGGCAGGCAGAGGCATGAATCCTTCTCGGATAGAGGGATGGATGGAGCCAATTCGTGCCGCCTAGAGCGAAGCTTTCGGGACCTGGACGAAGAGTTGGAGGGAGACTGGGCAGAAGGGTGCAGCAACGGGATCCTCAACTTTGAGCATGATGAGGAGAGATATCAAGCAATCAAGAATCTAAGGGAGCAGATGCTGGCTGGGTCAGGGTTCATCCTGTCGCAGGGAAGAGGAAACGCTGAAAGGGAGTACTGTGGCTTGTAA
- the LOC120682141 gene encoding ribosome biogenesis protein BOP1 homolog isoform X1 has protein sequence MGHSDGEHELEGDDLSADDSSWSDGVWSEDDDEESLSFEDSGEGSGSDADSDEAAAAEESDSSEDEVAPRNTVGDVPLEWYKDEEHIGYDIDGRKIKKRDREGQIEAYLKNADDAKNWRKIYDEYNDEEVQITKEEAKIISRLLKGKTPHANVDPYPDYVDWFEYEDKGHPLSSAPEPKRRFVPSKWEQKKVVKLVRAIRNGWIKLDKPKEESNLYLLWGDETDTADNKRQGLSYIPAPKPNLPGHEESYNPSVEYIPTQEEIDSYQLMYEEDRPKFIPKRFESLRSVPAYEKALREGFDRCLDLYLCPRTRKKRINIDPESLKPKLPSKKDLRPYPKTCYLEFKGHTSPVTSISVETTGQWLASGSRDGTIRVWEVETGRCLKVWNVGGDVRHIAWNPSPDRPILAAIVGHDLLLINAEVGSEEVQMRAKELLKIGEMVPQDDTDGKKPTVRWMRHEKLDGITLIHHKAVSNVDWHFKGDYFTTVVPSGDTRAVLLHQLTKKNSHHPFRKLPGLPVAATFHPSQKMFFVATKKFVRVYDLQKAELVKKLESGLREISSISIHPGGDNVIVGSKDGKLCWFDTDLSTRPYKTLKIHSKDITNVTFHRKYPLFASSSEDCTTYVCHGMVYSDLNQNPLIVPLEILRGHSTLDGRGVLDCKFHPKQPWLFTAGADSVIRLYCD, from the exons ATGGGCCACAGCGACGGCGAGCACGAGCTCGAGGGCGACGACCTCTCCGCCGACGACTCTTCGTGGAGCGACGGCGTCTGGTCCGAGGACGACGATGAG GAGTCGCTGTCGTTCGAGGACAGCGGCgagggctccggctccgacgCCGATTCTGACGAGGCAGCGGCTGCGGAAGAGAGCGACTCTTCGGAGGATGAG GTGGCGCCAAGGAACACCGTGGGGGACGTGCCTCTGGAGTGGTACAAGGACGAAGAGCACATTGGGTATGACATCGACGGGAGGAAGATCAAGAAGCGCGATAGGGAGGGGCAAATTGAAGCCTACCTCAAAAACGCGGACGATGCCAAGAATTG GAGAAAGATCTATGATGAGTATAATGACGAGGAGGTTCAGATTACAAAGGAAGAGGCTAAGATAATTAGTAGATTGCTAAAGGGAAAGACTCCACATGCCAATGTTGATCCATATCCA GATTATGTTGATTGGTTTGAATACGAGGATAAAGGTCATCCACTTTCTAGTGCCCCTGAACCAAAGAGGCGATTTGTGCCTTCAAagtgggagcagaagaag GTTGTTAAACTTGTGAGAGCCATTCGTAATGGATGGATAAAGTTGGACAAGCCAAAGGAGGAATCTAACTTATATCTTTTATGGGGAGATGAAACTGATACAGCAGACAATAAGCGGCAAGGCTTGAGCTACATTCCCGCTCCTAAACCTAATTTACCAG GTCATGAAGAGTCATATAATCCTTCTGTTGAATACATTCCGACACAAGAGGAAATAGATTCATACCAGCTTATGTATGAGGAGGATCGTCCAAAGTTCATTCCGAAACG ATTTGAGTCTCTTCGAAGTGTACCTGCATATGAGAAGGCACTAAGGGAAGGTTTTGATCGGTGTCTGGATCTTTATCTATGCCCTAGAACCCGCAAAAAGCGT ATAAATATTGATCCTGAGTCACTCAAGCCCAAGTTACCAAGTAAAAAGGATTTGAGGCCATACCCAAAAACTTGTTACCTTGAGTTCAAGGGCCATACGAGTCCTGTGACGTCCATTTCAGTTGAAACAACAGGGCAGTGGCTCGCATCTG GTTCTCGAGATGGTACAATTCGTGTTTGGGAGGTTGAAACTGGTCGCTGTCTTAAAGTTTGGAATGTCGGCGGTGATGTCCGTCATATTGCCTGGAATCCTTCACCTGACAGGCCTATTCTTGCTGCTATTGT TGGACATGATCTGCTACTTATTAATGCTGAGGTGGGGAGTGAAGAAGTGCAAATGAGGGCAAAAGAGCTCCTGAAGATTGGTGAAATGGTTCCTCAAGATGATACTG ATGGTAAGAAACCAACTGTGAGGTGGATGAGGCATGAAAAACTTGATGGAATCACCTTGATTCATCATAAG GCTGTGTCAAATGTGGACTGGCATTTTAAGGGAGATTACTTCACCACAGTTGTGCCAAGTG GTGATACAAGAGCTGTATTGCTGCATCAGCTCACAAAAAAGAACTCGCACCATCCTTTCCGTAAACTGCCAGGCCTTCCTGTTGCGGCAACATTCCATCCAAGTCAGAAGATGTTCTTTGTTGCTACTAAGAAGTTTGTTCGGGTTTATGATCTCCAGAAGGCAGAATTGGTAAAGAAGCTGGAGTCAGGTCTCCGTGAGATTTCCTCCATCTCAATCCATCCTGGTG GTGATAATGTTATTGTGGGAAGCAAAGATGGCAAACTATGCTGGTTTGATACTGATCTATCTACAAGACCATACAAGACTCTAAA GATCCACTCAAAGGATATTACCAATGTTACTTTTCACCGAAAGTACCCTCTTTTTGCCTCATCCTCTGAGGATTGTACTACCTATGTATGTCATGGAATGGTCTATTCTGATCTTAATCAGAACCCACTTATTGTACCATTGGAAATTCTTCGCGGTCATTCTACTTTGGATGGAAGAG GGGTTCTGGACTGCAAGTTCCATCCGAAACAACCTTGGTTGTTCACTGCAGGTGCTGACTCTGTGATTCGACTGTACTGTGACTAA
- the LOC120682141 gene encoding ribosome biogenesis protein BOP1 homolog isoform X2: protein MGHSDGEHELEGDDLSADDSSWSDGVWSEDDDEESLSFEDSGEGSGSDADSDEAAAAEESDSSEDEVAPRNTVGDVPLEWYKDEEHIGYDIDGRKIKKRDREGQIEAYLKNADDAKNWRKIYDEYNDEEVQITKEEAKIISRLLKGKTPHANVDPYPDYVDWFEYEDKGHPLSSAPEPKRRFVPSKWEQKKVVKLVRAIRNGWIKLDKPKEESNLYLLWGDETDTADNKRQGLSYIPAPKPNLPGHEESYNPSVEYIPTQEEIDSYQLIFESLRSVPAYEKALREGFDRCLDLYLCPRTRKKRINIDPESLKPKLPSKKDLRPYPKTCYLEFKGHTSPVTSISVETTGQWLASGSRDGTIRVWEVETGRCLKVWNVGGDVRHIAWNPSPDRPILAAIVGHDLLLINAEVGSEEVQMRAKELLKIGEMVPQDDTDGKKPTVRWMRHEKLDGITLIHHKAVSNVDWHFKGDYFTTVVPSGDTRAVLLHQLTKKNSHHPFRKLPGLPVAATFHPSQKMFFVATKKFVRVYDLQKAELVKKLESGLREISSISIHPGGDNVIVGSKDGKLCWFDTDLSTRPYKTLKIHSKDITNVTFHRKYPLFASSSEDCTTYVCHGMVYSDLNQNPLIVPLEILRGHSTLDGRGVLDCKFHPKQPWLFTAGADSVIRLYCD, encoded by the exons ATGGGCCACAGCGACGGCGAGCACGAGCTCGAGGGCGACGACCTCTCCGCCGACGACTCTTCGTGGAGCGACGGCGTCTGGTCCGAGGACGACGATGAG GAGTCGCTGTCGTTCGAGGACAGCGGCgagggctccggctccgacgCCGATTCTGACGAGGCAGCGGCTGCGGAAGAGAGCGACTCTTCGGAGGATGAG GTGGCGCCAAGGAACACCGTGGGGGACGTGCCTCTGGAGTGGTACAAGGACGAAGAGCACATTGGGTATGACATCGACGGGAGGAAGATCAAGAAGCGCGATAGGGAGGGGCAAATTGAAGCCTACCTCAAAAACGCGGACGATGCCAAGAATTG GAGAAAGATCTATGATGAGTATAATGACGAGGAGGTTCAGATTACAAAGGAAGAGGCTAAGATAATTAGTAGATTGCTAAAGGGAAAGACTCCACATGCCAATGTTGATCCATATCCA GATTATGTTGATTGGTTTGAATACGAGGATAAAGGTCATCCACTTTCTAGTGCCCCTGAACCAAAGAGGCGATTTGTGCCTTCAAagtgggagcagaagaag GTTGTTAAACTTGTGAGAGCCATTCGTAATGGATGGATAAAGTTGGACAAGCCAAAGGAGGAATCTAACTTATATCTTTTATGGGGAGATGAAACTGATACAGCAGACAATAAGCGGCAAGGCTTGAGCTACATTCCCGCTCCTAAACCTAATTTACCAG GTCATGAAGAGTCATATAATCCTTCTGTTGAATACATTCCGACACAAGAGGAAATAGATTCATACCAGCTTAT ATTTGAGTCTCTTCGAAGTGTACCTGCATATGAGAAGGCACTAAGGGAAGGTTTTGATCGGTGTCTGGATCTTTATCTATGCCCTAGAACCCGCAAAAAGCGT ATAAATATTGATCCTGAGTCACTCAAGCCCAAGTTACCAAGTAAAAAGGATTTGAGGCCATACCCAAAAACTTGTTACCTTGAGTTCAAGGGCCATACGAGTCCTGTGACGTCCATTTCAGTTGAAACAACAGGGCAGTGGCTCGCATCTG GTTCTCGAGATGGTACAATTCGTGTTTGGGAGGTTGAAACTGGTCGCTGTCTTAAAGTTTGGAATGTCGGCGGTGATGTCCGTCATATTGCCTGGAATCCTTCACCTGACAGGCCTATTCTTGCTGCTATTGT TGGACATGATCTGCTACTTATTAATGCTGAGGTGGGGAGTGAAGAAGTGCAAATGAGGGCAAAAGAGCTCCTGAAGATTGGTGAAATGGTTCCTCAAGATGATACTG ATGGTAAGAAACCAACTGTGAGGTGGATGAGGCATGAAAAACTTGATGGAATCACCTTGATTCATCATAAG GCTGTGTCAAATGTGGACTGGCATTTTAAGGGAGATTACTTCACCACAGTTGTGCCAAGTG GTGATACAAGAGCTGTATTGCTGCATCAGCTCACAAAAAAGAACTCGCACCATCCTTTCCGTAAACTGCCAGGCCTTCCTGTTGCGGCAACATTCCATCCAAGTCAGAAGATGTTCTTTGTTGCTACTAAGAAGTTTGTTCGGGTTTATGATCTCCAGAAGGCAGAATTGGTAAAGAAGCTGGAGTCAGGTCTCCGTGAGATTTCCTCCATCTCAATCCATCCTGGTG GTGATAATGTTATTGTGGGAAGCAAAGATGGCAAACTATGCTGGTTTGATACTGATCTATCTACAAGACCATACAAGACTCTAAA GATCCACTCAAAGGATATTACCAATGTTACTTTTCACCGAAAGTACCCTCTTTTTGCCTCATCCTCTGAGGATTGTACTACCTATGTATGTCATGGAATGGTCTATTCTGATCTTAATCAGAACCCACTTATTGTACCATTGGAAATTCTTCGCGGTCATTCTACTTTGGATGGAAGAG GGGTTCTGGACTGCAAGTTCCATCCGAAACAACCTTGGTTGTTCACTGCAGGTGCTGACTCTGTGATTCGACTGTACTGTGACTAA